In Streptomyces sp. NBC_00091, the following proteins share a genomic window:
- a CDS encoding ABC transporter permease: MGRYLIRRLIQAIPVLIGATFLIYLLTFAMPGADPIQLLAGEKKADPIVAAMLREKYHLDDPFLLQYWNYITGVFQGDLGETLTGRKVADLIGEAFPYTVNLAIFAFVIEAVVGVAAGIMAALRRGKFLDQLVLISTLMVISIPVFVTGFVLQLTLGVELKNSWGIELFSVSFNENDGLRAYLLPAWVLASTSLAYVARLTRTSLMETMRADYVRTATAKGLPRRRVVINHALRNALIPIVTFLGADLGSLMGGAVITERIFNIHGLGGLLAQSVYLKQGAVVVGGVTLLVLIYLVANLLVDLLYAVLDPRIRYA; encoded by the coding sequence ATGGGCCGCTACCTCATCCGCCGACTCATACAGGCGATCCCTGTGCTGATCGGTGCCACGTTCCTGATCTACCTGCTGACCTTCGCGATGCCCGGCGCTGACCCGATTCAGCTCCTCGCGGGCGAGAAGAAGGCAGACCCCATCGTCGCCGCGATGCTGCGCGAGAAGTACCACCTGGACGACCCGTTCCTGCTGCAGTACTGGAACTACATCACCGGCGTGTTCCAGGGCGACCTCGGTGAGACCCTCACCGGCCGCAAGGTCGCCGACCTGATCGGCGAGGCGTTCCCGTACACGGTGAACCTCGCGATCTTCGCCTTCGTCATCGAGGCCGTCGTCGGCGTCGCGGCCGGCATCATGGCCGCCCTGCGCCGCGGCAAGTTCCTGGACCAGCTGGTCCTGATCTCCACCCTGATGGTCATCTCGATCCCCGTCTTCGTGACCGGCTTCGTGCTCCAGCTGACCCTCGGCGTCGAGCTGAAGAACAGCTGGGGCATCGAGCTCTTCTCCGTCTCCTTCAACGAGAACGACGGACTGCGCGCCTACCTCCTCCCGGCGTGGGTCCTCGCTTCCACCTCGCTGGCGTACGTGGCCCGACTGACCCGTACCAGCCTGATGGAGACCATGCGCGCGGACTACGTGCGCACCGCGACCGCCAAGGGCCTGCCCCGCCGCCGCGTCGTGATCAACCACGCGCTGCGCAACGCGCTGATCCCGATCGTCACCTTCCTCGGCGCCGACCTCGGCTCCCTCATGGGCGGTGCGGTCATCACCGAGCGCATCTTCAACATCCACGGTCTCGGCGGTCTGCTCGCCCAGTCCGTCTACCTCAAGCAGGGTGCCGTCGTCGTGGGTGGTGTGACCCTCCTGGTCCTCATCTACCTCGTCGCCAACCTCCTTGTGGACCTGCTCTACGCCGTGCTCGACCCGAGGATCCGCTATGCGTGA
- a CDS encoding ABC transporter substrate-binding protein codes for MRGATSAKWVAGAVIVAMAATACSTGSNDAGGKGGNITVVLGEPQHRLIGQDTAESEGSEVMNAVFTGLVKYDTKTNEPKLDAAESIESTDSKTWTIKVKDGFTFHNGEKVDAQSFVRAWNWGANQDNVAEAMPFFAKIDGSEELAPGKGKTPTAKELKGLKVVDEKTFTVTLKEPFSQFKTMLGYNAFFPLPKAFEADPKKFGEQPIGNGPFQMDGAWEHNKQIKVKRYDKYPAEGRAKLAGVTFKIYDNMDTAYNDLRADNIQIVDKLPISAMATVSQEFGDRYIYKPESAVGYIGLPLETNPEAFGKLEIRKAISMAIDRDSLTKTIFNGTRKPADDFISPIVPGYRKGALGEVGQYNPTKAKEMFEAAGGVPGNKIELGYNADGGHKEWIEAVANQLKANLGIEVTAKPYAKFGDMLDDLGAAKYKGAFRMAWSMDYPAAENYLRPVFSKVAIEQGSNYGHYRNDEFEKTMAEADKATDAAEGLKLYQKADDIVIRDLPYIPVFTYMSSAAYSKSVKNVEVDAQGQMDLANVERN; via the coding sequence ATGCGCGGAGCAACGAGCGCCAAGTGGGTCGCGGGTGCCGTCATCGTGGCGATGGCTGCCACGGCTTGCAGCACCGGTAGCAACGACGCCGGTGGTAAGGGCGGCAACATCACGGTTGTGCTCGGCGAGCCGCAGCACCGCCTGATTGGCCAGGACACCGCCGAGTCCGAGGGCTCCGAGGTCATGAACGCGGTCTTCACCGGTCTGGTCAAGTACGACACCAAGACCAACGAGCCGAAGCTCGACGCGGCCGAGTCCATCGAGTCCACGGACTCGAAGACCTGGACCATCAAGGTCAAGGACGGCTTCACCTTCCACAACGGTGAGAAGGTCGACGCGCAGTCCTTCGTCCGCGCCTGGAACTGGGGTGCCAACCAGGACAACGTCGCCGAGGCCATGCCGTTCTTCGCCAAGATCGACGGCTCCGAAGAGCTCGCGCCGGGCAAGGGCAAGACGCCCACCGCCAAGGAGCTCAAGGGCCTCAAGGTCGTTGACGAGAAGACCTTCACCGTCACGCTGAAGGAGCCCTTCTCCCAGTTCAAGACCATGCTGGGCTACAACGCCTTCTTCCCGCTGCCGAAGGCCTTCGAGGCCGACCCGAAGAAGTTCGGCGAGCAGCCGATCGGCAACGGCCCCTTCCAGATGGACGGCGCCTGGGAGCACAACAAGCAGATCAAGGTCAAGCGGTACGACAAGTACCCGGCCGAGGGCCGCGCCAAGCTCGCGGGCGTCACCTTCAAGATCTACGACAACATGGACACGGCGTACAACGACCTGCGCGCCGACAACATCCAGATCGTCGACAAGCTCCCGATCTCGGCGATGGCCACCGTCTCCCAGGAGTTCGGCGACCGCTACATCTACAAGCCCGAGTCGGCCGTCGGCTACATCGGCCTCCCGCTGGAGACGAACCCCGAGGCGTTCGGCAAGCTGGAGATCCGCAAGGCCATCTCCATGGCGATCGACCGGGACTCGCTCACGAAGACCATCTTCAACGGCACCCGCAAGCCGGCCGACGACTTCATCAGCCCGATCGTCCCGGGCTACCGCAAGGGCGCGCTCGGCGAGGTCGGTCAGTACAACCCGACCAAGGCCAAGGAGATGTTCGAGGCGGCCGGCGGTGTTCCCGGCAACAAGATCGAGCTCGGCTACAACGCCGACGGCGGCCACAAGGAGTGGATCGAGGCCGTCGCCAACCAGCTGAAGGCGAACCTCGGCATCGAGGTCACCGCCAAGCCGTACGCCAAGTTCGGCGACATGCTGGACGACCTCGGTGCGGCCAAGTACAAGGGTGCCTTCCGCATGGCGTGGTCGATGGACTACCCGGCGGCGGAGAACTACCTGCGTCCGGTCTTCTCGAAGGTCGCGATCGAGCAGGGCTCCAACTACGGCCACTACCGTAACGACGAGTTCGAGAAGACCATGGCGGAGGCCGACAAGGCCACCGACGCCGCCGAGGGCCTGAAGCTGTACCAGAAGGCCGATGACATCGTCATCCGCGACCTTCCGTACATCCCGGTGTTCACGTACATGTCCTCCGCGGCCTACTCCAAGTCCGTGAAGAACGTCGAGGTCGACGCCCAGGGCCAGATGGACCTGGCGAACGTCGAGCGCAACTAA
- the typA gene encoding translational GTPase TypA translates to MPTRHDIRNVAIVAHVDHGKTTIVDAMLKQAGAFAAHQHLDDRMMDSNDLEREKGITILAKNTAVKYHPKDGGAPITINIIDTPGHADFGGEVERGLSMVDAVVLLVDASEGPLPQTRFVLRKALQANMPVILCINKTDRPDSRIDEVVNDTYDLFLDLDATEEQIEFPIVYACGRDGVASLTKPEDGTVPADSDSLEPFFSTILEHVPAPVYDDEAPLQAHVTNLDADNFLGRIALLRVEQGELRKGQTVTWIKRDGTQSNVRITELMMTEALTRKPAEVAGPGDICAVAGIPDIMIGETLADPENPIALPLISVDEPAISMTIGTNTSPMVGRGGSGKGADAKSAVKDRKVTARQVKDRLDRELIGNVSLRVLDTERPDAWEVQGRGELALAILVEQMRREGFELTIGKPQVVTQEIDGKVHEPVERMTVDVPEEHMGAVTQLMGVRKGRMDNMSNHGSGWVRMEFVVPSRGLIGFRTEFLTNTRGTGIAHSIHEGHEPWFGQLVTRNNGSLVADRAGSVTPFAMINLQERGVLFTDPGTEVYEGMIVGENSRADDMDVNITKEKKLTNMRAASADNTENVVPPRKLSLEQSLEFCRDDECVEVTPEAVRIRKVVLDQKERSRTASRAKSAK, encoded by the coding sequence GTGCCCACGCGCCACGACATCCGTAACGTCGCCATCGTCGCCCACGTCGACCATGGCAAGACGACCATCGTCGATGCCATGCTCAAGCAGGCCGGTGCCTTCGCCGCCCACCAGCACCTCGACGACCGCATGATGGACTCGAACGACCTGGAGCGTGAGAAGGGCATCACGATCCTCGCCAAGAACACGGCGGTGAAGTACCACCCCAAGGACGGCGGGGCGCCCATCACGATCAACATCATCGACACCCCCGGCCACGCCGACTTCGGTGGTGAGGTCGAGCGCGGTCTGTCGATGGTGGACGCCGTCGTCCTGCTGGTGGACGCCTCCGAGGGTCCCCTGCCCCAGACCCGCTTCGTCCTGCGCAAGGCCCTGCAGGCGAACATGCCGGTCATCCTCTGCATCAACAAGACGGACCGCCCGGACTCCCGGATCGACGAGGTCGTCAACGACACGTACGACCTCTTCCTGGACCTGGACGCGACCGAGGAGCAGATCGAGTTCCCGATCGTCTACGCCTGCGGCCGTGACGGCGTGGCCTCGCTGACCAAGCCCGAGGACGGCACCGTCCCCGCGGACAGCGACAGCCTGGAGCCCTTCTTCTCCACCATCCTGGAGCACGTCCCGGCCCCGGTGTACGACGACGAGGCGCCCCTCCAGGCCCACGTCACCAACCTGGACGCCGACAACTTCCTCGGCCGCATCGCGCTGCTGCGCGTCGAGCAGGGCGAGCTCCGCAAGGGCCAGACCGTCACGTGGATCAAGCGCGACGGCACCCAGTCGAACGTCCGCATCACCGAGCTGATGATGACCGAGGCGCTCACCCGCAAGCCGGCCGAGGTGGCGGGCCCGGGTGACATCTGCGCGGTCGCCGGTATCCCCGACATCATGATCGGCGAGACCCTGGCCGACCCGGAGAACCCGATCGCGCTCCCGCTGATCTCGGTCGACGAGCCGGCGATCTCCATGACCATCGGTACGAACACCTCCCCGATGGTCGGCCGCGGCGGCAGCGGCAAGGGCGCGGACGCCAAGTCCGCGGTCAAGGACCGCAAGGTCACCGCGCGCCAGGTCAAGGACCGTCTGGACCGCGAGCTGATCGGTAACGTCTCGCTCCGCGTCCTCGACACCGAGCGTCCCGACGCCTGGGAGGTCCAGGGCCGCGGTGAGCTCGCGCTCGCCATCCTGGTCGAGCAGATGCGCCGCGAGGGCTTCGAGCTGACCATCGGCAAGCCGCAGGTCGTCACGCAGGAGATCGACGGCAAGGTGCACGAGCCGGTCGAGCGCATGACGGTCGACGTCCCCGAGGAGCACATGGGCGCGGTCACGCAGCTCATGGGCGTCCGCAAGGGCCGCATGGACAACATGTCGAACCACGGCTCCGGCTGGGTCCGCATGGAGTTCGTGGTCCCGTCGCGCGGCCTCATCGGCTTCCGCACGGAGTTCCTGACGAACACCCGCGGTACCGGTATCGCCCACTCGATCCACGAGGGCCACGAGCCGTGGTTCGGCCAGCTGGTCACCCGTAACAACGGTTCCCTGGTCGCCGACCGCGCGGGCTCGGTCACGCCGTTCGCGATGATCAACCTCCAGGAGCGCGGTGTCCTGTTCACCGACCCCGGCACCGAGGTGTACGAGGGCATGATCGTCGGCGAGAACTCGCGCGCCGACGACATGGACGTGAACATCACCAAGGAGAAGAAGCTCACCAACATGCGTGCGGCTTCCGCGGACAACACCGAGAACGTGGTGCCCCCGCGCAAGCTCTCCCTGGAGCAGTCCCTGGAGTTCTGCCGCGACGACGAGTGCGTCGAGGTGACCCCGGAGGCCGTGCGCATCCGCAAGGTCGTCCTGGACCAGAAGGAGCGCTCGCGCACCGCGTCGCGCGCCAAGTCGGCCAAGTAG